The Haliaeetus albicilla chromosome 4, bHalAlb1.1, whole genome shotgun sequence genomic sequence GCGACACTGGCCCGCGCCTCCAACACAGTCAGggtcctgctccccagccccgaGAGCTGCCCCCGCGGTACACACCACAAGGGAAGGGTGGCCCCCCCCCGACAGCTCCAGTTCACATACACAGCCTGTTGCTTCCCATCTCTGCTTCCCATCCCGACTGCCCAGCCCCGCTCCTTCTTCGCATGCAGGCACTGCACACACGGCATCCCTCTCAACGCATCCTACAGACAAGCCTTTAATACCCCATGGGGTGATGTGTACAGTCCCTTCGCCGACAGCATGTTTCCCAAAAAATTTCCCACCCCACGCCCCTCTTTGCCTACTAAAGCACTGGCCAGGCTGCCAAGTGCTGCCCAGCCCCCAGAGACACCCACAACCCGGCCCTAGACGAGCCACAGCCTGGGCACGCGGCTCGTGCCCGTGCTCCCGACGTCCACCGCTGGTCCGGCACAGGCATCGGCATCGTTCGCCAAGTCTGCCAACGGTGGCACTCGCCGGTCCGGTGGCAGCGTGACTCCTGAGCTGAGGACCATCTATTGTGTCCCACCGCTGAGCTCGAGGCGCTGCCGTCCATTTCTGCTCATCCTCCTCTCGTCGCGAAGCTCCCCGCTGGGCTCTGGCAGCCACGATGAGATGACACCGCCACAGCAGGCGGCTCTGCTCGGGGGGGTCAGGGCACGGCACCTGCCCGCAccccccgggcagcctcttGACACCCGCTCCCGTCAACACCACCGCCTCTTTCCCCAGCAAACCCCACACTTCCCTGCCATGGCAGCCCCGGCTCCTCCCAGGGACCCCCGCAGCCAGGATACATGCACCATGCCGccagctccccctccccttctttcTCCTGCCCCCCGTGGAACTAAACCCACAGTGAGACACACGGCTTCTGGACCACATTGCGGGTCCTGGAGCCAGCAATGCCGTGCGGCTCCCAAGGGCCCCAGCTCCAACTGGGCTCCCTTGACCTCCCCCAGGACCAGACAGCCCCCCTCAAGGCCCCCCCAGGACCAACCCAGTTCCCTCAAGACCCCCATTAACAACCAGCTGTCCTCGAGTAGGCCAGTGCCAACAAGGTCCCTGCCGAGACATCCCAGAGCCAGCCAAGTCCCCCCAAAACATCCTGGGACCTACTGAGTCCCCTAGAGCCCCCAAGGACCACCCAGTGAGCCCCTAGCCCCCAGCCCTTCTCTCCCCAAACCACCAACCAAGCCTCAAGCCCCTCAGTGCCACGGGCATGCCTCGTCTCTCTGCTCCCCCCCTGCCAACTGGGGGCACCTCACAGGATGACTGCCCACCTCAGCCTTCCCAGGACCCCAGCCAGCCCCGCTGCACGATGCGGGGGACCCTCCTGAGCGCACAGACTGAACCCCGACATCGCCAGACACGGCCCCGGGCATCCACCCACCCCCAGCTCCACCACGtgccccctccacccccaaaaaaccagcAGGACACGTGAGGCCAGCTCAGCGCTTTTGCCTTTATCGCACTCAAGGCTGGTTGAGCCGCGTGCCGCGTCCTCAGTTCGTGGCCATTTTCTGCCAATGACAAGACATGGGGGGGCTCACGGTGAGACCCTCGGCTGGGTGAGGATGGGGACAGCGCGGTCAGCCCCTCCGTGGGGGCAAAGAGAGGGGCACCCACCTCGTTGATCCAGCTGATGTAGGCAGACACCCGCGTGAAGACCGTCGGTTTCTTGGCCGTGTTGCAGCCCAGCCCGGAGCCGAAGCTGACGATGCCGTCCACCTCCCAGAGCCCGTTGCGCTGGCAGTTCAGAGGGCCGCCAGAATCCCCCTGCCCCGATGGATGGACAGACGGATGCTCAGTACCCGCTCCCGGGCACCCAGCGCCGCGGCTccatcccctctcctccctcccgtGTTCCCCACGGGGGGGACGcagcccggccccgctgccgacccaccccccttccccgcACCCCCCACCTTTGGCCGGGGTCACCCACCGCCCCATGACGCCGGCACTCACGTTGCAGCCGGCGACGACGCCGTCACCGCCGGCGCACACCATGGTGGTCCGGACGGTGCTGCCCCACCAGTCTCTCTGGGAGCAGATCGCGTAGTCCACCACGGGCAGCAGCGCCTGCTGCAGCACGTCGGACACGGGCCCGTTCGCTGCAACGACAGCCGCACCTCGCACCCTGCgcctgtgccccccaccccgcgcTCCTCCCCGAGGATCCCCCGCCCCACTTACTCCAGAGGCGTCCCCAGCCGGTGATGTAGCAGGGGTAGTTGTTCTCCAGGATCAGGCCGGCGGGCGGCAGGCAGGCGGCCTGGATGGTCTCGCTCTCCGCCACCTCCTGCGCCAGCTTGATCAGGGCGATGTCATTGCTGCGGGGAGAGCCGAGCCGTGGGGACGGGGGACCTCGAGCCGTGGGGACGGGGGAGGGCCCCAGCCACGatgcccccccacccacccccaatGCGTCCCGTCCCCTACACGATGAGGAAGGAGTTCCACTTCTCGTGCACGATGATCTTCTCCACGCCTACGGCCAGCGAGCCCGGCTCGTTCTCCTCCGACAGGACCTGCTTGCCCAGCACCACGCGGTACGTCGTGCCAGAGCTGCCAGTGGGAAGAGAGGGAATGTCAGTCACCACAAAAGTCTTGCCACCCCCGGTGCGGaccaccgccgcccccccctTGGCACTCAACACCCACCTGATGCAGTGGGCGGCCGTCAGCACCCAGTTGGGAGCGATGAGGGTCCCGCCGCACGTGTGGGACCAACCTCCGGAGCGGCTGCGCTGCAGCGAGATCTGCGAGGGCAGGGGTGCAGCGTCAGAGCGGGGATGTCCCCCTCCCCGTCTCCCTCCTCCACGTCCCCCTTACCTGCCACGGCCAGCTGTGGGCCCGAGCGTCTTCGCCGCCTACCACCCGGGTGCCCAGCACCGGCGCGATGGCCGGCTGACCGCATCCGTAGGCTGCGCGACACCCGGCAAAGGGACCTCAGCAACCGCCTGCATCCCTAGGCCCAGGGCCACGGCGGATGCCGGGGTCccgtccccccatccccatccccccctCGCCACCCGCACTCACCATAGCCCAGCAGCACAGCGAGACACACAGCCCCCAGCATGGTCGTGCAGTCCCAAGGTGCTGCGGTGGGGCCGCTCGCCCTTCTTATAgcacccgccgccgccggggacCTTGGCATCGCCCCTCCTGCCACCGACATGTGGCGACTGTCCCATGCCATGGGGGGGCCAGGGGCCATCTTATCGCCCTCGCCCATCCCGCCTGGGAACAGCCACATCTGCCCACGGTGCGCCGGCACGGCTGCACCACGCCACGGCATGGCAGGGACGCCCGgccccagcctggggacaggCAAGGTCCCTCGTGGGGGTATGGCTAGCGGGCAGGACCCCCCAGCCATGCTGCTCTCCGTGGGGTGCCGGCCAGCCCAACTGCACCCCAACCCTGAGCACCAGCTGCCCCAGGACgtggcccccccccagcccacttCCCTACACGGCCAAGGTCCCCTTATCTCACCCTCCGTATGGCCAAGGCCGGCCAAAATCCCACAGGTgcccacagggctgcagagcgCGTCGGGGGGGGAAGAAGGCCAGCCCCTGGGTGCGCAGATGCCAGCAGGGATGCTGGAGACCTTTGATGACACCACATCCACACACCTGGATCAGGCCCCTGCTGCCTCCCACGATGATGTGCCGTCACCGCCGCGGCTCGCCCCCCATTCCCTGCCCAGGGGGGCCGGCTCCAGCACCGGTGACCGGGTGCCCCATGGCCTgaccccccccgcctccccggcAGGCTCCTTCCCCACGCCTGAGCCCCCGCCGCAGACACGATCGCACTGTGGCGGCGCCTCAGCCCCCTGCACAGGCACGCAGCGTGCTTACGAAATATAATATTTATTtgggattaaaataaaaacccaatACAACGCCCACCCCACCCCGTACCACCGCGCAGGGGACACCGCGGGACAGACGCGCCGCTTTGCAGCCACCCACAAACACGGGAACCTCCGTCGACCGACAGGAACCGCTCGCGGCTACAACACTCGCCCTCCCGGGCTGAATACAGCACGAAAAAACACGATAACAGCTTCGCGAGCCAGCAGCTGCCTTTCCACCCGTCTTTCACCACATTTTAGAGAGAGCACAGGCAAGTGGGTGCGGTGCTGCTCATCCCCTCGGGGGCTGCACACCAGTGGGGTGGGCACCCACCCCCCAGCGCCGCGCACACAGCCCCTCCGCCGGCACCTGGCCCCCTCGCCACGCTCCCCCGCGGCACCCCTGGCTTTCGGCACAGGCGTCACGGCGTGCGTCGGCAGCGCCAACGGGCACCGAGCTGGCGCGGCCGCCGCGACGGCCACCCGGGCAAGCCCCCGTCCTGCGACCCTCGCAGTGCGTGCACGACGCACGACAACCCCGGGGACAGGCGGTCCCCGGCATGGCTCCCCTGGGACTCGGCGGCAGCAACCCCTGGCACGGCTGCGGGCTGGGGACGGGGTGCCGCTGCCCGTGGCGTTGCCCTTTGGGGCAGGAGCGGTTCGGCGGGAGGGCACGATGAGGACGCAGGGGGGCAGGGACAACATCTACAGACACCACAGCAAAGGGGAGGGAGATGGGGGTCTGCCAGCAAGGCGGGCACCGTGCCGAGTCCGGGCCAGCAGCCAGCCCGGCCTTCGGGGAGTTGTGGGCGGCACACGGCTTAGGCATCGCTCCCGGCACGGTCGGCACACGCAGCGTTTCCAGCCCGGGCGCCGCAGACCAGTcctgcccggccccgcgccgGCACCCCGTCACTGCTTGAAGGTGGACTGCAGCTCCTTGAAGGCCGCCTTCCTCTGCTTCAGCTCCTCCGCCtgcttcttcttctcctcctgctccGCCTTGATCTCCTCCTCAAAGCGGCTGGCGTCGTGGATGGCTTGCACCTACGGACAGCGGCGTGTCCGGCTGGgtcccccccgagccccccacCAAGGcctgctgcccagcccagcctctcCGCCTCCCGCCCCGAGCCCTCGCCAAGCGGCCGAGCGCCGACGCCGAACCACCCTCGCGCATCGCCGTCCTGCGTTGGGACCTCTCACGCCCCAGCGTCCGCCTCACCTTGGCCTCGAAGAAGCTCTTGGCACCCTTCACCCCCTCCGTGGAGACGTCGATCTCGGAGAGCCGGGCCAGGGCGTGCAGCCcgctgtcctcctgcagctcgCCCGCCGCCGCCTTGCGGAAAATCAGCAGGAACTGCGAGGGGAGACATTGGCATCAGCCCCCCCCAGACCTCAAAGCTGCCgcaactccctccccaccttcttaccaccagcccagcccggcccccctccctgccagcatagcggcccccccggccccccacctCCCGAAAGCTGAGCTTGCTGTCCAGGTCTTCGTCCACTTCCTTGATCATGTTCTTCAGGCCCAAGTGCGTCTGCGGCGCTCCCAGCTTCTCCATCATCAGCTTCAGCTCCATCAGGTCGATGAAGCCGTCCTTTCCTGCGTCGTACCTGTGGGACGGAGGCACGGTCCCGTCACATCGCCACGGGGCACGGAGCGGTCCCAGCCCCCCTGCAGCGGTCCCTCTGCGTGCGCCCAACACGCGGTGCCCGCGCCGGCAGGGGAGCGAGGCGGCAGGCGCGGGCAGGGAACAGCAAGGGCACGGGCACCGATGATCTCGGGCGCCTTGCCAGACCATGGGAAGCTGCTGGTGAACCGCTAACAGCCCCCCAGAGCATCATCCGGGATCGCTTCTGCTTCCGTGCGGCACTTGGCAGGAGAACCCCCCGGGATGCTGCCAAAcctgctgctggctccctggGCCAGGAGCCGGAGCACACACTCCTCTTGGCCGCTACAAGGGCTAACAGGCCACGGCGCGAAGCCCACCGGCTGCTGCTCCCCCGTCACCTCTCCCCTGGCCACGACCCACCTTCCTCTCAGCG encodes the following:
- the LOC138684947 gene encoding chymotrypsin-C-like — its product is MLGAVCLAVLLGYGPFAGCRAAYGCGQPAIAPVLGTRVVGGEDARAHSWPWQISLQRSRSGGWSHTCGGTLIAPNWVLTAAHCISSGTTYRVVLGKQVLSEENEPGSLAVGVEKIIVHEKWNSFLIVNDIALIKLAQEVAESETIQAACLPPAGLILENNYPCYITGWGRLWTNGPVSDVLQQALLPVVDYAICSQRDWWGSTVRTTMVCAGGDGVVAGCNGDSGGPLNCQRNGLWEVDGIVSFGSGLGCNTAKKPTVFTRVSAYISWINEKMATN
- the EFHD2 gene encoding EF-hand domain-containing protein D2 yields the protein MAAAAEELVGRRGRGPEPGPGPGSPVGRLGGGGGEGSPGAGGGRRVFSPAGEFREFSRRQLRDMERLFRQYDAGKDGFIDLMELKLMMEKLGAPQTHLGLKNMIKEVDEDLDSKLSFREFLLIFRKAAAGELQEDSGLHALARLSEIDVSTEGVKGAKSFFEAKVQAIHDASRFEEEIKAEQEEKKKQAEELKQRKAAFKELQSTFKQ